TTGCACTTTGTTTATTTTAGGCTTAAGTTAAGTTATAGCCGATttatttcctttcctttcttgtTAAAGttaatttgctttattttgcatttatgcttattttcttgtttatttaCATTGTTGTTTATTGGTCATATGGTGCTATGTTAATTTACATAAGTAGGTCAAGGTGGGAGGGACCTCAGGCTGCAAAGCCatgtttttttatggttttttaCTAGTGTAAGAGAGGCAGCAGCAAATGTCTGTGAGCTTGCTTTCTTGGTGTAAATAAACCTCCTTAAACTCATTTTTTGCTATGGACATTAGTTTATTTTGGTACCTCTAAACCTGCATATGACGTAGCCTCAGTGGCCATTTGAGAAGTTTGATATTATTAGTTTTGTTTAAGTTTATGGACAAATAGCCACTACAGttattatcacactgtacaacaataatactgtttttgtattaaattaagggctaagtttagggttggggtaggtttagacattaaaaaaacacaatttaatgGGTAGAAAatttatttcattgttagttttccGGTCTGAGATATATTCCTTCTAGCCAACACTGGGTAAACCATATAAACACGTTGTTTGAGGTCTTGGGAGAATAGAGTAAATTGACcgatagcgccatctgctgttttgcaagaggaagttgctccattgcatttgtgagaaaatatggatgcatttgtgagaaaatctgTCTGCACACGTGTGAGAAAGCcaagttttcctcacaaaaaatatatatatatttgcaacacacaatacatatatttgttatacctctgcattttctctcaaattgacttgtgtttgtgcatagtactttttgtttgtttgaaagtcgattttttctttgcaaagcagattgtgtttgtttgcaaaacgttgtatttgtttgtttaatttcggCACATAAATAACTCCATAAGAGCCTGGTAACAGTCATCACAAGCATGACCTGATGGTACATGCACAGTaagcacagtgccacctagtggtcggGAAATTTGAACCATTGATATTTTTACTTGTGAACTGTTTGAAACCAGATAACATTTATCTTAACCTACAGTATTTAAGATTATCGCAAGCCATTTTACTGTCTCAAGACTAAAACGTTGTAAACTTAAATGCTGGCACAATGTAGCCCAATCTTAACTTAAGGCTTTATTTTTCTCCATTTCTATTACCAATGGTAACAGGCCTCCTTGCCACTGATGCCTTTATTTAAGTGTATTTAGATGGGGACACTTAATATTATTGACTTGACTACAGTACACAGAGGCCACGTACACACTGCAGCTAGATTCAGTTCACCTTTTACTCCTTAATCGCGTTCTGTACACACATTATTCACTAAAATAAGGGAGTCACAACCACATTCGCAACTGCATTAACTCCTGTAAATACAGGTTTTACAGAAATTCGACTGTGTACAGAACTGAAGaattacagtagtcaacatttgaagtggatcaaaccTTTCAACAAAGTTTTCCTAAATCCAAAACAATACTCCTTGTCTTAGgccaactttgattaactttttggATACACTTCATGCCAATGTGTGTGTATAGATGGCAGTTTTAGGAGCAAGTCATGTTTGCGTACACACTGAACGATAATTTACAGGACTCCTGAAACTTGCAGTGTATACGTGGCCAGATATTATTGGCTGAGAGCCGAACTAAGCTGGATGACGACAACAGTTTCCTCCAGAGTTGCTTTATAGATGAACTAAACTCATTCCAAAATTGCACTTTACAGTAATTGAACTAAACTGAATCAACAATGAACTGTTTTCAACTGAATAATGACTTTTTATTATTGTCTTAAGTAAATGACTGCATTATCTTTATTTAGAAAACACAATACAAGAACATTCACATTAGACAACAAAACTATTACAGTACAAGTATAACCCAGTTATTTGCAGCAGTGCCTTCAGTCTATAAGGTCACAAATGTGGAACCAACTCACCAGTCCTGTATGGGGTAAACCGAGCTGTGTAGGTGAGGTGAGTTCTTTCAGATGGCACATTTGAGATGGATCTCCAGCGTAGAATATTAACATAAGTATTTCAGGTGATCCCTGAGTAACAACCTCCTCTTACTGCTAGTACATTGGTCCAAGATTAGTGTGCATTTAATAACGGTCCTCTAATATTTGGACATTGGAATAAAAGTGCTCGTCCTTACCAAAACCACATCAAATCAAATCAGTTTAAAGTTGCTGTTTGTACTTGAGAGTAGAGGAAAATGCACAAGCACTCTACCACTCTGACATTCATGTTCTTCAGGTTTCAAAGGCCCAGTGAGACTTTAAGCAGCTCTGCCATTTGTTCAGTCATAGCACCATCCTCATctgaacaggaaaaaaaaaaagtagtaattaAAGACCAGATACATAGCAACTGATAACATAGTAAAACGACCACAATAAAAGTcttaattttaatgcattaaatttattGGACTAGCTTAAAATTGGAATTCATTATAATATATGCCATTTTATAAATTGCGACCTCTAGGTTTGATAGATGTAGTGTGCTGACACTCACCTCCATCAGTGGTCATGTCCTGTTCCAGTTTCAGCTTCTCCTGTCCCACACGGAGCATGCAGGCCTCAATTGAATCTCTGCTAATGAGCTTGATCACCTGCACTGTTCTGTGACACAAATACATTACCATGAATCAGATTTCCTTCTTTATGGAGATCTCAAGTTCCTTTTGATCATACTAACCTGGTTTGGCCCATTCGATGACAGCGGTCCTCTGCTTGTTTGTCATTAAATGGATTACAATCAATATCATGCAGTATCACCGTGTTTGCAGAGGCGAGGTTGATTCCCTGCCCACCAGCCCGGGTCGACAGGAGAAACACAAAGACATCAggatttgtattgtatttatcaATGAGACCAATCCTAGAGAAGCCAAAAGGGTTGAATTAGATTTGTTCAAGAGGTAGCTTCCTACTTAAATCCATTTAATAAACTTAATTAAATTTTAGGACATTTGGGACATCATACGTAAGTGTAGTGTGTACAGTGGTATCTGAATTTATACATTTGTTTACATATTAAATGTGAATACATTGGATATTGAAATAAAATTCTGTCTGAATGATTGATCAACTGCATTTCATTACTTACAAAGCAACAGTGAAGATAGTTAGTCCTAAATAGCATGTatgaaaaacaaaactgaattgaGTGACATGAAGTACTGAAGAAAGCCCACCTCTCCGCCATGGGAGTAGAACCATCCAGTCGAACAAACTGATGGTCAAGGTGTTTGAGCAGAATCTCCACAATGTCCAGCACCATGGTGAACTGACTGAAAAGGACAACTCTATCACCCTTGAGAAAAAAGAAAGTTGTTTTAAACACATCggcaacaaaaaaaagaaaactaaattcaaaatgactCATCAGGAGACTGTTAAACAGAATCCAGACAAACCTTTTCTTTGAGCCTGGTGAGTAGTTTGGTTAAAAGTGCAAACTTCCCAGAGTCTAAGATGAGCTCTTTCTCCAGCTGAAATCTGCTGATGGAGCTGTACTGCTTACATAAATTATGCAGCTCAAAATCAGACATCACCTCCATGTCCTCCTGGATCAGCGCAGGGTCTGCATCATAATGTGTTGGCTCCTAACATAAGCAGAACCATGTCAGCTCAACAACAATACGCAATACAGCAGTGATTCTCTGTCACCACTTACTTACCCCAAGTTGTTTTAAACTTGTATAAGTTTCTTTTATCTGTTGACCCCAAGTTAGTTTGAAGAACGTTGGTAACTAAACTTTTCTGGTCCCTAACGAATTTCTATAGTATGACAAGGGggttaaaaacattctatgaaaGTGAAGTCAGTAGGGATCAGAAACTATTTGGTTACTCACATTCTTCAAAAAACTATTCTTGTTTATTCAGCAGAGGAAAAGAAACTCataacaggtttgtaacaacttcaGGGCGAGCACATTTCACTTTCATTTTTAGAACAAATAAGTTCCCGGGGCAGGATTCATGATAaacaattttgtttttaaatgcacAGTTCAATCTTTATTATTCAGCCTCCTTTACAAATTAATCTCCCAGTCCTCACCTTAAGCATGGCTTTACTCATGGCAGCCAATTTGTCACTGGTGTAGTACTGGCGGTGCAGCAACGGATGATTAGCCATCTTTCTCAGCTGCATCATCACATTGCAAAGCTCCCGCTCTGAGGACAAGAAAATAGGAATTGTTTGACAGATGAACAGAGTTAGAAAAATGGTTTTCAACATCCCCACTTTGTTTTTCAGATCCTCCAGCTTAGAAAGAACATTTTCTTCACAACCCATGTATAATTTGTAAGATAAATCAAAATACGacagaggcaaaaaaaaaaaagtgcaatacTAGTAGACAGTACATACTGTCTCCATTCGGCGCCTTCTTGAGACTTTTGAAGAGTTTTTCATACAGCTTCTGCTGGGCGTCACTCATGGGACACATTTCAATTTTCTCTACTTTTGGTGGAAGCTGTTTCAACACCTAGAATGACATTTACAAAGTCACAAAAATACATACTGGCCATATAGTAATTTACTTTTATGgataaatatttctgtgaaaatTTCTCAGTAGTGAACCATATCTTAATCACACTGAAAAAGTAGTCTTTACCTCACTCTTGACTCGTCTCAGAATGAATGGCTTCATGATAAGTTTGGCCTGTGCAATTCTGTCCTTGTGAAAACTACTTTCTTCCTCTGATGACCTCTGAAACCAAGCAGATAAGCAGAaagtgaggattttttttttttgtctaggtATGTAATGATTGCTGTGTTCTTAAACAAGGAGGGCACACATAGTCTTATAATTAGGCATAATCTGTGCACTGTCTGTACCGTAGAGAACATTTTGGAGATCTGTGAGGTGCTGCTGGAGAACATGGAGGGCATGATGAAGTTCAGGAGGGACATAAGCTCCAACAGATTGTTTTGTAAAGGTGTTCCAGTCAACAGCAATCTATGCTCAGCCTGTAAATGACAAACACAAATGTACAACCAAGCTGTAAAGATAAGTACATTTCTATTCTCTATTCATTAAGCACTTTCCAAAGTAGCCCAAAAGgggaaggagaaaaaaaaaaaaaaaaaaaaaaaaaaaaaaagtggcagTAAACAGCATTTCTTTAAATCAGGGGTGTTCAATCCTGCTCCTGAAGGACCACTGTCCAGCAAACTTTAGCTGCAACACCAattaaacacaactgaaccaactaatCAAGGTCTTTTTAGGCATACTAGAAATCCTTCCAAGCAGATGTTTTGAGTTAAAATCTGTGGGACACCAGCcttccaggaccgagtttggacatatttatatttacaataatGTTTATGACTCAGACGATTGCATGTACTGACATTGATGGCCATGAGGTGGCGGTAGCGTAAAGAGTTCATATTTTTCAGCATGTGGCCCTCATCAAACACGGCATACTTCAGTTTCAGCTTGCGGAAGAGACTGCGGTCATAGTCATTCCCTATTGTGAGATTGTAACTGATACAGATGAAAGAAGAAAGGGAAAACAGAGAGGTATTAACTCAACTGAATACAAGTGATTTTCATAAATGCATGACCAGTGCAACAATTTATAAGTAATGTAAAACAATATGGTGAGCCATCTAATACTTACGTGGATACTATGATGTTGAAATCAACTATGCCACTGAGGATGTCTTGTCGCAAGTATTTGCGGTCTTCCACAGACCCTACAAGTATAAACACAAAAGAAcagagaaaggaaaaaaaaaagattctgtaTTAACATTAAATAATTTGCACTGGGTTCTGAGACCAGACTAGGTTTGGAGGTTATAGTACATTaataaatgatcatgtgacttttaTAGGATTCTATGATTTCCACGCTGTGAAAAACGCAGACAGAATTGCGGAATTCAGTCATAAAAACATTAAtgcggaatgtcacagaatttgtcaAAGTCTGGATGAATTAATCAAAAGAgggtcattacacttaaatcaaactgcactatggactagtatctgtaaatattaagccgcaaaaataccatttaaatatgaatcttgcacgttctgtgtgtctgtgttaatgaatGGCGCTAACCCCCGGTTTtgtttaccacacacacacatactgaagcgcacATGATACTCTGTGATATTAACGTGTGCCACCTCACTAAATGAGGACATAAATACATCAACAACATCTGCtgaaagtcacttcatgagcatttgacTATTCAGTTTGAGTAAAACTAGCGTCATATACATACAGAACTATAAAGGTAGACACGGCACAAATAAAAGTCCAGTTTAACTTGAAGACATTGTGGCAGAAATACATACAATGTTCTGTAGAATTTATATAGCCTACTACCACtatgaaaatgaaaaacattttataggGTATATTCCAACAACATttccatgttttaattttaatagtaaatttgccaaatttttaattaaaagatatgaaattaatgttttatgcctTCATTTAATAACTGGAAACTTTTTAATAAACAgaggaaaaacttttttttggtaaggctattttaagaataaattagaaaaaatgaagtatgcattcaaataattagacatgctaaAACACAGAATTTGATCATGAACATATAtggtgataaaaaaataaaacttcatAAGGGCCTAAAcatgtcatttttgttaaactttaatAAACTGATGTGAAATtgtataagtttcatgatttcaattacaCATGGCCCttgattaatacaattttatttaaccattaaaagagtaaaaaaaaaattaaaacgaaaaaacaatccagaaaaataaaaacggaatttggaaaatataatataaataatacagaTTTCATAAGGCCCTACTTTTATGTACGCCAAATGagctgtaaatgcaaaaaaaaaaaaaaaaaaaaaatttgcaaaatattttttcgAACTGCATGAAAAACCACCCTTTGCGAGCAcagagactttttttttgcaatatatgtgtttttgagaaatttgagagaaaatggaaacgcagctactgaaaatgtaacattttagaaTTTACATGAGCTTCCCCGAAAACTAACTTACCATAGTAAATAAGAACTTTAAGACTGGGACACCAAAGACCCAGCTCACGAACCCAGTTATCTGTGAAGAGAGAAATGAATCATCTGTCAAGCAACGCTACAAGTTTATATGCTACACTCCCACCAACATAAGCGTCTCACTTACCCAGTGTGGACGAGGGTACGGTAATAAGATGAGGGCCTTTGATTCCTTTTTCATACAAATGAGCCAGGAAAGAGATGGCCTGAATAGTTTTACCCAGCCCCTGTGGAAAGATCAAATCACTTATAACCAATACCCGTGATAATAGTCCTTTGCTTGAATTGAATCAGTAACCTTGTTGAATTTCACACCTTTAAACTTAATATGACAGTGCCTTACCATTTCATCTGCCAGGATGCCACTCAGATTGTGCTGGTGCAGAAGAATCAGCCACTTCAAGCCAATCAGCTGATATGGCTGGAGTTTGAAACTAAAAAAAGTCAAATAGAAGTTTAAAAACTAGCATAATCTGATATCCCAGGTGTGCATAATGAGAATATATAAACTCACTTGCTGTTCAGGACTTTGGGTTGCTTGATGGAGCCCATGCCTGCTTCTATGACCTGGGTAACATCTTTAGTCATTTTCTTTGCAATCTTCTCACATCTTCCCATAAGGTCTCGAACCACCTGCCTCTCCTTAAGCACGACCTTGCAGCCATGTACCAGATCTATAGACAGGCCATTTTCCTTATAGAATTGCTCTTTCTGAAAGTAAGCGAAACAGAATTAGCACTTTTCCAGCATGAGCTGAATGGTTAACTAAGCTAAATAATGCAGTTGTGTACAAATTAGAACTTGTTAACACAGTTTTTGTTTGCACACATCAGCCAAAGCCTTTCCACCAGCATGGTTCACCTGTCTTGTCTAACCAATAGCTAATGTCATTGCGAATTCTGTCTAGAATGGTTTGTAATTTTCCCATTTTGTTAGCAAAACATTTTAAACTACTGTGACAGATTTTAACACCTCATTTAAACAATTAGATACAACTGTGCTCAATCTGTCAGTGGGCATGAATACAAATCTGCCAAATGTGAATCACTGCTTTCACAGCCAAAAGAACTAATCTCCTTTGAGCACTTCAAAATTCATTCAACCACAACAACATAATTCAGAGTGACAATTAACATGGCAGCGGAGAGTGCACACATTAGATTCTTACCACATCTTTCCAAGTGTTGAAAGGTCTCAGCGAAATGATCTTCTGGGCTTTTTTGATTGAGCAGCCAGATATTAGCGCAAGCTCATCTAGGGAAGCCTCTTGGAGAAACTGAATGATCTTGTCCTGGAGATTTGTAGAGATGCTGTCCTCATCCTCCGAGTCCGGATCATCAGAGATACTCTCAACATCACTGTCAATCTCCTCTTCATCCTCAGAGGCACTGTCAACATTTAATGGCGATTCATCGCCCCTCTTCCGCTTAAAGGATGCGTTCTTGGTCGTGCTTTTGCTGACTgctgatttttgtgtttttggagTAGACGCACTATAGACTTTTGGCATAGGAGACGGTGCCACTGTCAGCCATCTTGACAGACTAGATGAGCTGTCAGGCTTCTTTGAGCTCTTTGCCTTCTTTTCCCTGGAGTGAGATGATTTTGACTTTTGTTTTCTCTGATCTTCTGGTGAACTTGAATCTGAATTTAAAGTGATAAAGCATGGACAACTTTAAGTCAGTTAATTTTCACAAAAAGATTTGTATGTGGACTAAACCTTCACTTGTAGCCGAAATGCAGTAATAATCACCTGCTGATGAAAACACAAGCAGTGATCCCAAGGCATTCTCATAGTCCCAGTCATGCTCTTTCAGGACATCCCTCAGGACCTGTTAGAGAAGTCAAAGACACAAACTCTCCAGAACATGTCAGAGCTCTTGTATTAACATACTGTAGATTTAAACCTTAAGCCTACCTCTTTTTCAATATCAGGCAGTTTCTTCTTTAGCTTCTTCAACAGAGCCTCCTGCCTCTCTCTGCTTGGCTCCTGACTCTCCTCATCATCAGAATCatcttcttcttcctcctcctccttcgaTTCTGAATCTGACCGCTAATTCAGAGTCAACAGCCATTTCAAAGTGAGTTCACCATTAAGGCTTTGGGAAAGATGTTGGGTTTAAAAcattgatttaaattgatcacTCACCACAATTTTTCTCCTCTTCTTTGGCTGATCATTATCACCACTATTTCCTGCTTTGTTTTTCCATCCAACCAAatctgtatatttaaaaaaaaaaaaagtttagttttgAATTATGTGTTATAGTGTTGTATCTTAATTACAAATCATCTTACT
Above is a genomic segment from Garra rufa chromosome 15, GarRuf1.0, whole genome shotgun sequence containing:
- the smarcad1a gene encoding SWI/SNF-related matrix-associated actin-dependent regulator of chromatin subfamily A containing DEAD/H box 1A — encoded protein: MSFFNLDRFRFQRDNAVDSDRKSSDGSNSDKENQRAHQKKTDGRCASGKASRHTFEDVSADDKVVKMGKDTTSESKHQISKEMEDKIIKLMELFPQKSKKDLLEVVESTSTLEGAIAHCLMIYGEDNLVGWKNKAGNSGDNDQPKKRRKIVRSDSESKEEEEEEDDSDDEESQEPSRERQEALLKKLKKKLPDIEKEVLRDVLKEHDWDYENALGSLLVFSSADSSSPEDQRKQKSKSSHSREKKAKSSKKPDSSSSLSRWLTVAPSPMPKVYSASTPKTQKSAVSKSTTKNASFKRKRGDESPLNVDSASEDEEEIDSDVESISDDPDSEDEDSISTNLQDKIIQFLQEASLDELALISGCSIKKAQKIISLRPFNTWKDVKEQFYKENGLSIDLVHGCKVVLKERQVVRDLMGRCEKIAKKMTKDVTQVIEAGMGSIKQPKVLNSNFKLQPYQLIGLKWLILLHQHNLSGILADEMGLGKTIQAISFLAHLYEKGIKGPHLITVPSSTLDNWVRELGLWCPSLKVLIYYGSVEDRKYLRQDILSGIVDFNIIVSTYNLTIGNDYDRSLFRKLKLKYAVFDEGHMLKNMNSLRYRHLMAINAEHRLLLTGTPLQNNLLELMSLLNFIMPSMFSSSTSQISKMFSTRSSEEESSFHKDRIAQAKLIMKPFILRRVKSEVLKQLPPKVEKIEMCPMSDAQQKLYEKLFKSLKKAPNGDKRELCNVMMQLRKMANHPLLHRQYYTSDKLAAMSKAMLKEPTHYDADPALIQEDMEVMSDFELHNLCKQYSSISRFQLEKELILDSGKFALLTKLLTRLKEKGDRVVLFSQFTMVLDIVEILLKHLDHQFVRLDGSTPMAERIGLIDKYNTNPDVFVFLLSTRAGGQGINLASANTVILHDIDCNPFNDKQAEDRCHRMGQTRTVQVIKLISRDSIEACMLRVGQEKLKLEQDMTTDGDEDGAMTEQMAELLKVSLGL